The sequence below is a genomic window from Anaerocolumna chitinilytica.
CTAAATCTTCTAAAGTGGCATTAGGGTCTAAACCTAACTTAGCTTTCTTCTTGTTTGCTTTTTCAACATTCTTCTTGATCATGTCATCAATATCGATTTTGGAAAGTATTCTATTAATAACAAACTGCTGACCAATTGCAAATAAACTACCTGCTATCCAGTAAATACCAATACCAACAGGGAACATAAAGCAAAATACACCGGACATAATAGGCATAACATTATTCATCATACCCATGGAAGCTGCCATCGGGTTATCCTTATCCACAGGAGTAGGATTAGCTGCCATCATTTGCTTTGTTTGAATAAACTGAAAACCAGCTGCTAAGAACGGAATAATAACTCCCGGGAACTTAAGACCCGGTTTGTCAAGAATGTTAATTGTATTAAAAAGACTGTTTACATCAATAATATGTGTTGAGTTTGTTTTAATAATATCGGCCAATGGCGGGAATTTTGAAACTAATTCATTCCAGTTATCCGGAGTGAACTTTGCCAGAATATCAATTATATGGTTCAATGTTAAGTTGCCATTTGCCATCTCAGTAAATTTAACGGTACTTACCTGTCCAGCTTTTGCAAACTCTTTCATGATATCAAGGTAATTGCCGTTACTTATAATTGCTTCACCAATATGTTTATACCAAACATTAATCTC
It includes:
- a CDS encoding YidC/Oxa1 family membrane protein insertase; translated protein: MLEAVLTQSGGILGPIAFILGRILNGIYVFLGLFGIHNVALVIVLFTFIVRGLMTPLTIKQQKFSKLSAKMNPELTAITAKYKGKKDEASMRKQQAETQAVYMKYGANPTSGCLPLLIQLPIMFALYQVIYHIPAYVTEINVWYKHIGEAIISNGNYLDIMKEFAKAGQVSTVKFTEMANGNLTLNHIIDILAKFTPDNWNELVSKFPPLADIIKTNSTHIIDVNSLFNTINILDKPGLKFPGVIIPFLAAGFQFIQTKQMMAANPTPVDKDNPMAASMGMMNNVMPIMSGVFCFMFPVGIGIYWIAGSLFAIGQQFVINRILSKIDIDDMIKKNVEKANKKKAKLGLDPNATLEDLAKTQTKSITSRLQTQVPENSGSTSDYANSVKKNYVDSNSGKSDTTYKPGSISANANLLKSRNKDNKGDK